From a single Nicotiana tomentosiformis chromosome 2, ASM39032v3, whole genome shotgun sequence genomic region:
- the LOC104109833 gene encoding probable pectate lyase P59, with the protein MGGPKLINLSLFLFSTFLAIIPSLNGHIGDFDEVWRRRAQEAEEWALKAYEPDPVNVTLAFAKQTKESMKELKEVKKLATNDTRRELRGFHKNYAGPCLVTNPIDRCWRCQGNWADNRKRLADCALGFGKGTTGGKAGRFYVVTDSSDDSSNPKPGTLRHAVIQKEPLWIIFAKSMNIRLHQELIMQSDKTIDGRGVNVHIAYGAGITLQYVKNVIIHGLHIHDIVVGNGGMVISAVDHVGIRTQSDGDGISIFGSSNIWIDHVSMWRCSDGLIDAVEGSTAITISNGHFTDHNEVMLFGASDSSSIDQRMQITVAFNHFGKRLVQRMPRCRWGFIHVVNNDYTHWNMYAIGGSQHPTIISQGNRFIAPPEMFKKEITKRDYAPESVWKQWTWRSQGDLFMNGAFFVESGDPDWTKKHQNLFDGISSAPGEQVTWITRFAGALNCKQGHAC; encoded by the exons ATGGGAGGACCTAAGCTGATAAATTTGTCTCTGTTTCTATTTTCCACTTTTTTGGCTATAATTCCAAGCTTAAACGGTCACATTGGTGACTTTGATGAAGTGTGGCGGAGGCGAGCCCAAGAAGCAGAAGAATGGGCCCTTAAGGCCTATGAGCCCGACCCGGTTAATGTCACCCTTGCTTTTGCCAAGCAAACTAAGGA ATcaatgaaggaattaaaggaagtGAAGAAGCTGGCAACAAATGACACAAGGAGGGAGTTAAGAGGTTTTCACAAAAATTACGCTGGGCCTTGTTTAGTCACCAATCCCATTGATAGGTGCTGGAGATGCCAAGGTAATTGGGCCGACAATCGGAAAAGATTAGCAGATTGTGCATTGGGCTTTGGTAAAGGGACCACCGGCGGCAAAGCCGGCCGATTCTACGTCGTCACTGATTCTTCCGACGACAGTAGCAACCCTAAGCCGGGAACCCTACGTCACGCTGTCATTCAAAAGGAGCCATTGTGGATCATTTTTGCAAAAAGCATGAACATTAGATTACATCAGGAGCTGATAATGCAAAGCGATAAGACCATTGATGGTCGTGGGGTTAACGTTCATATTGCATATGGCGCAG GTATCACCTTACAGTACGTGAAGAACGTGATCATCCATGGTCTCCACATTCACGACATTGTCGTAGGCAATGGTGGCATGGTCATAAGCGCGGTGGACCATGTCGGAATAAGGACACAGAGCGATGGAGATGGTATTTCCATATTTGGTTCATCCAATATTTGGATTGATCATGTCTCAATGTGGCGTTGTAGTGATGGGCTTATTGATGCTGTGGAGGGATCAACTGCTATTACCATATCAAATGGACATTTCACCGATCATAATGAGGTGATGCTTTTTGGTGCAAGTGACAGTTCTTCAATTGATCAAAGGATGCAAATTACTGTGGCTTTCAATCATTTTGGTAAGAGATTGGTACAGAGAATGCCAAGGTGCAGATGGGGTTTTATTCATGTTGTTAACAATGACTACACTCATTGGAATATGTATGCTATTGGTGGTAGCCAACATCCCACTATTATTAGTCAGGGCAATCGTTTCATTGCTCCTCCTGAAATGTTCAAGAAGGAG ATAACAAAGAGGGACTATGCCCCAGAATCAGTGTGGAAACAGTGGACATGGAGATCACAAGGTGATCTATTCATGAATGGAGCATTCTTTGTTGAATCTGGAGATCCAGATTGGACCAAGAAACACCAGAACCTTTTTGATGGGATATCATCAGCCCCAGGGGAACAAGTCACTTGGATTACAAGGTTTGCAGGGGCACTCAATTGCAAGCAAGGACATGCTTGTTAA
- the LOC104109832 gene encoding auxin efflux carrier component 8 isoform X2, translating into MISLRDVYHVVAATIPLYVVMILAYISVRWWKLFSPEQCSGINKFVAKFSIPLLSFQVISESNLYKVNLKLLLADFIQKILALFLLAVFAKLKPRGNLTWIITGLSASTLPNTLILGIPLVKAIFGDAAAELLVQIIVLQSLIWYNLLLFLFELNATKESYVPSPSEVAGMYTDNRTWFLNVPEESELEEDREEEAKAICPRKTKIMLILLTVGRKLIINPNTHATLAGIIWSGIHFRWGINLPTIVGRSISILSDGGLGMAMFSIGVFMASQASIIACGTRKAILAMALKFVLGPVLMAISSIAVGLRGKLLKLAIVQAALPQGIVPFVFAKEYNIHPTILSTGVIFGMLIAIPIALAYYFLLEI; encoded by the exons ATGATATCCCTACGTGATGTCTACCATGTCGTGGCAGCCACTATCCCTTTATATGTCGTCATGATCTTAGCCTATATTTCTGTAAGATGGTGGAAACTCTTTTCACCAGAGCAATGCTCTGGCATCAACAAGTTTGTGGCGAAATTTTCAATACCTTTATTATCCTTCCAAGTGATATCAGAAAGCAACCTCTACAAAGTAAATCTGAAGCTTCTATTAGCAGATTTCATACAAAAAATTCTTGCTCTCTTTCTACTGGCAGTTTTTGCCAAACTGAAGCCCAGAGGAAACCTGACTTGGATCATAACAGGTCTTTCGGCTTCAACCCTTCCAAACACCTTAATCTTGGGGATTCCACTAGTAAAGGCCATTTTTGGTGATGCAGCAGCAGAACTACTAGTGCAGATAATTGTACTACAGAGTTTAATTTGGTACAACCTCCTACTATTCTTGTTTGAGCTCAATGCAACTAAAGAATCTTATGTGCCATCACCATCGGAAGTAGCAGGTATGTACACAGATAACAGAACATGGTTCCTAAAT GTCCCTGAAGAATCAGAACTAGAAGAGGACAGGGAGGAGGAAGCAAAAGCCATATGCCCGAGGAAGACAAAGATTATGCTAATTCTTCTAACAGTTGGAAGGAAACTCATAATAAATCCTAATACACATGCAACTCTTGCGGGTATTATTTGGTCCGGCATACACTTCAG GTGGGGAATCAATCTACCAACAATTGTTGGACGATCAATATCAATACTTTCAGATGGAGGGCTAGGAATGGCAATGTTTAGCATAG GTGTTTTCATGGCATCCCAAGCTAGTATTATAGCATGCGGAACCAGAAAAGCAATATTAGCAATGGCACTAAAGTTTGTTCTTGGACCTGTACTCATGGCAATCTCATCTATTGCTGTTGGACTAAGGGGAAAATTGCTAAAATTGGCGATAGTGCAG GCAGCCCTTCCCCAAGGAATTGTTCCTTTTGTGTTTGCCAAGGAATATAACATACATCCTACTATCTTAAGTACAGG GGTAATCTTTGGCATGCTGATCGCAATACCAATTGCTTTGGCATACTATTTCCTTTTGGAAATATGA
- the LOC104109832 gene encoding auxin efflux carrier component 8 isoform X1, translating to MISLRDVYHVVAATIPLYVVMILAYISVRWWKLFSPEQCSGINKFVAKFSIPLLSFQVISESNLYKVNLKLLLADFIQKILALFLLAVFAKLKPRGNLTWIITGLSASTLPNTLILGIPLVKAIFGDAAAELLVQIIVLQSLIWYNLLLFLFELNATKESYVPSPSEVAVELEVPEESELEEDREEEAKAICPRKTKIMLILLTVGRKLIINPNTHATLAGIIWSGIHFRWGINLPTIVGRSISILSDGGLGMAMFSIGVFMASQASIIACGTRKAILAMALKFVLGPVLMAISSIAVGLRGKLLKLAIVQAALPQGIVPFVFAKEYNIHPTILSTGVIFGMLIAIPIALAYYFLLEI from the exons ATGATATCCCTACGTGATGTCTACCATGTCGTGGCAGCCACTATCCCTTTATATGTCGTCATGATCTTAGCCTATATTTCTGTAAGATGGTGGAAACTCTTTTCACCAGAGCAATGCTCTGGCATCAACAAGTTTGTGGCGAAATTTTCAATACCTTTATTATCCTTCCAAGTGATATCAGAAAGCAACCTCTACAAAGTAAATCTGAAGCTTCTATTAGCAGATTTCATACAAAAAATTCTTGCTCTCTTTCTACTGGCAGTTTTTGCCAAACTGAAGCCCAGAGGAAACCTGACTTGGATCATAACAGGTCTTTCGGCTTCAACCCTTCCAAACACCTTAATCTTGGGGATTCCACTAGTAAAGGCCATTTTTGGTGATGCAGCAGCAGAACTACTAGTGCAGATAATTGTACTACAGAGTTTAATTTGGTACAACCTCCTACTATTCTTGTTTGAGCTCAATGCAACTAAAGAATCTTATGTGCCATCACCATCGGAAGTAGCAG TTGAGCTCGAGGTCCCTGAAGAATCAGAACTAGAAGAGGACAGGGAGGAGGAAGCAAAAGCCATATGCCCGAGGAAGACAAAGATTATGCTAATTCTTCTAACAGTTGGAAGGAAACTCATAATAAATCCTAATACACATGCAACTCTTGCGGGTATTATTTGGTCCGGCATACACTTCAG GTGGGGAATCAATCTACCAACAATTGTTGGACGATCAATATCAATACTTTCAGATGGAGGGCTAGGAATGGCAATGTTTAGCATAG GTGTTTTCATGGCATCCCAAGCTAGTATTATAGCATGCGGAACCAGAAAAGCAATATTAGCAATGGCACTAAAGTTTGTTCTTGGACCTGTACTCATGGCAATCTCATCTATTGCTGTTGGACTAAGGGGAAAATTGCTAAAATTGGCGATAGTGCAG GCAGCCCTTCCCCAAGGAATTGTTCCTTTTGTGTTTGCCAAGGAATATAACATACATCCTACTATCTTAAGTACAGG GGTAATCTTTGGCATGCTGATCGCAATACCAATTGCTTTGGCATACTATTTCCTTTTGGAAATATGA